A single window of Actinoallomurus bryophytorum DNA harbors:
- a CDS encoding glycosyltransferase family 2 protein translates to MGNRPVELKKAVDSALTQKGVEVEIVLVGNGADIPGSWPETVRVVRLPENVGIPAGRNRGVEASTGDLILFLDDDGYYESTDLGAHLRDRFTADPKLGIVSFRVRDPEGGPGERRHVPRLRAGDPLRSSEVTTFLGGACAVRRAVFDAAGGLPEDFFYAHEETDLAWQALNAGYHIVYDADCVMFHPAVAPTRHAMFYRLNARNRVWLARRNLPWPVAFTYLTVWIGMTVARERKLASLRPWFGGFREGWRKPAGPRRPISWRTVWRMTRLGRPPVI, encoded by the coding sequence ATGGGCAATCGCCCGGTCGAGCTGAAGAAGGCCGTCGACAGCGCCCTGACCCAGAAGGGCGTGGAGGTCGAGATCGTGCTCGTCGGCAACGGCGCCGACATCCCCGGCTCCTGGCCGGAGACCGTACGCGTCGTGCGGCTCCCGGAGAACGTCGGCATCCCGGCCGGCCGCAACCGGGGCGTCGAGGCCTCGACCGGCGACCTCATCCTGTTCCTCGACGACGACGGCTACTACGAGTCCACCGACCTCGGCGCCCACCTGCGGGACCGGTTCACGGCCGACCCGAAGCTGGGCATCGTCTCCTTCCGCGTGCGCGACCCGGAGGGCGGTCCCGGAGAGCGGCGGCACGTCCCGCGGCTGCGCGCCGGCGACCCGCTGCGGTCCTCGGAGGTCACGACGTTCCTGGGCGGGGCGTGCGCGGTGCGGCGCGCGGTGTTCGACGCCGCCGGCGGCCTGCCCGAGGACTTCTTCTACGCCCACGAGGAGACCGACCTCGCCTGGCAGGCGCTCAACGCCGGCTACCACATCGTCTACGACGCCGACTGCGTGATGTTCCACCCGGCCGTCGCGCCCACGCGGCACGCGATGTTCTACCGGCTCAACGCTCGCAACCGCGTCTGGCTGGCCCGGCGTAACCTGCCGTGGCCGGTCGCGTTCACGTACCTGACGGTCTGGATCGGGATGACCGTGGCGCGCGAGCGCAAGCTCGCCTCGCTGCGCCCGTGGTTCGGTGGCTTCCGCGAGGGCTGGCGCAAGCCCGCCGGCCCGCGCCGGCCGATCTCGTGGCGCACGGTCTGGCGGATGACACGCCTGGGCCGTCCTCCGGTCATCTGA
- a CDS encoding PQQ-binding-like beta-propeller repeat protein, which yields MSTVESARSRWRAVPGVLATLVTIVCGAILADHLILQAEWWQVNRTVTHAPRPQLADLGPPPGPVTMSWQLSTPVGDSELPAYDRVAYAIMNGELVVVSGHGLTVRDARTGRERWHYYRGQWSLLGWARTGQVLIAYLERTGHRGKRLMVGLDAVSGTLLWRQRGDLPAATERTTLRWPAGGGVVIVTEDGRHTLYGRSATSGRRLWSKRLAHGCLLPEAVPYGSGSSETLAAFRLDCGARDRTLTLDPRTGRTLFVTNAAHAAVSVDGDVTAVFDGFGLYAYDRRGHAFLIRKGEDVCREMCPIGVTGGHLLVAYDLTGRPEDGMATRRLESVEIASGAMSWRRDMSGYTALSVAGGLLYGLRSRLADPLLPAGIDVIDPETGDGTTVPAPLVMRPGLDGVRPWLAAGGGLLYVAVPTARPRPYGGARLVALRGGVRGTGPPELAGVPAHDWPDACALLSKQDLPPGYSEVSSSAHVEGLRVPAGCTYRQRSRRERGASAVSAGPEREASTLSVTVQWVAADPSSAAALFWAARDTLSGVRDPVSAGDAAYGLGVPSGTVVMRVGRTIVTVTAGLSSTAKHLATLIAARLRTGS from the coding sequence GTGAGCACGGTCGAGTCCGCGCGGAGCCGATGGCGCGCCGTGCCGGGCGTTCTCGCGACCCTGGTCACCATCGTGTGCGGCGCGATACTGGCGGACCATCTCATCCTGCAGGCCGAATGGTGGCAGGTGAACCGGACGGTGACGCACGCACCGCGACCGCAGCTCGCCGATCTCGGGCCACCTCCCGGTCCCGTCACCATGAGCTGGCAGCTGAGCACCCCGGTCGGCGACAGCGAGCTGCCGGCGTACGACCGGGTCGCTTACGCGATCATGAACGGTGAGCTCGTCGTCGTGTCAGGACACGGCTTGACCGTCCGCGACGCGCGCACCGGCAGGGAACGCTGGCACTACTACCGAGGCCAGTGGTCGCTGCTCGGCTGGGCGCGTACCGGCCAGGTGCTCATCGCGTATCTCGAACGCACCGGCCACCGCGGCAAGCGCCTCATGGTCGGCCTCGACGCCGTGAGCGGCACCCTCCTGTGGCGGCAGCGCGGTGACCTGCCGGCCGCGACCGAGCGGACCACGCTGCGCTGGCCGGCGGGCGGCGGCGTGGTGATCGTCACCGAGGACGGGCGGCACACCCTGTACGGCCGTTCCGCCACGAGCGGCCGCCGGCTCTGGAGCAAACGACTCGCGCACGGCTGCCTGCTGCCCGAGGCGGTGCCGTACGGCTCTGGCAGCAGTGAGACCCTCGCCGCCTTCAGGCTCGACTGCGGTGCGCGAGACCGTACCCTCACCCTCGACCCGCGCACCGGCCGCACGCTGTTCGTCACGAACGCCGCTCACGCCGCCGTCTCGGTCGACGGCGACGTGACGGCCGTCTTCGACGGCTTCGGCCTCTACGCCTATGACCGGCGCGGCCACGCCTTCCTGATCCGTAAGGGTGAGGACGTCTGCCGCGAGATGTGCCCGATCGGGGTGACCGGCGGTCACCTCCTCGTCGCCTACGACCTCACCGGCCGGCCGGAGGACGGGATGGCGACGCGGCGGCTCGAGTCGGTGGAGATCGCGTCCGGCGCGATGTCCTGGCGCCGAGACATGTCCGGATACACCGCGCTGTCGGTCGCCGGCGGCCTCCTGTACGGCCTGCGCTCCCGGCTGGCCGACCCGTTACTGCCCGCCGGGATCGACGTGATCGATCCTGAGACGGGTGACGGCACGACGGTGCCCGCGCCGCTCGTGATGCGTCCGGGTCTGGACGGCGTGCGCCCCTGGCTCGCCGCGGGCGGCGGCCTGCTCTATGTGGCGGTACCCACGGCGCGCCCGCGCCCGTACGGCGGGGCGCGGCTGGTCGCGCTGCGCGGCGGGGTCCGCGGCACCGGGCCGCCGGAGCTCGCCGGGGTCCCGGCCCACGACTGGCCCGACGCCTGCGCGCTGCTGAGCAAGCAGGACCTTCCGCCCGGCTACTCCGAAGTGTCCTCATCGGCGCACGTCGAGGGGCTGCGCGTACCGGCCGGATGCACCTACCGGCAGCGGAGCCGGCGGGAGCGGGGCGCCTCCGCCGTCTCGGCGGGCCCGGAGCGGGAGGCGAGCACGCTGTCGGTCACGGTTCAGTGGGTCGCCGCCGACCCGAGCAGCGCCGCGGCGCTGTTCTGGGCCGCGCGCGACACCCTGAGCGGGGTGCGCGACCCGGTGAGCGCCGGAGACGCGGCGTACGGCCTGGGCGTCCCGTCGGGCACGGTCGTGATGAGGGTCGGCCGCACGATCGTCACGGTCACCGCCGGCCTCTCGAGCACGGCCAAGCACCTGGCCACCTTGATCGCGGCCCGCCTGCGCACCGGCAGCTGA